The genomic region ACATTCAGGATATGTTTGTTTAAATGCACATCTATAACAATATGAGAAAGGAACATGAATTACATTTGGCATAAGTGGAGAAAAATACCTTTTTTGAACAGGTTTGCTTGCCGTTAAACTTAAAGCTCCAATAGTTCTTCCATGAAAACTATTAATAAAAGCAATAAAATATGATTTACGTGTATGCCATCTAGACATTTTTATAGCTGCTTCTATTGCTTCAGCTCCACTATTTCCAAAATAGACTCTCTTTTTAAAAGAGCCGGGAGTTATTTTACAAAGTTCCTCAGCAAGTGTTACAGCATTTTCAAAATAGAAATCTGTTAATGAATAATTTAGAAATTTTTCAATTTGCTTTTTAATTCTTTCAATAACATATGGGTGACTATGTCCTACATTAGAGCAAAGTATTCCAGAATTAAAATCTATATATTGATTACCATCAACATCTTCTACTATGCTTCCTTTTGCAGATTTTACAACAAGAGGATAATATCTTGTGAAAGATTGAGAAATAACTTCTTCATCTCTTTTTAAAATCTCTTTAGCAATTGGTCCTGGAGGTGGAACTTTAATATTTGGATATTTCATATAAAAATCACCGATTTTCTAGAAACCATATTAATAAGTAGTTTATAATTCTTTATAAAATAAAATTATAGATAGGTTATTAATGCGCAACTGTGATTTCTATATAGCTAATGTATTTTCTCTCTCCATTTTCTAATATTTTCTCATCACTTCCAATAGAAATTTTCTTAATAATAGCATCTTTCATAAAGCTTTTACGAAGAGATTCAACAACATCTATACACTTAGGAATAGCTTTTCCTCTTGCTCTAAAAATAACTTCCTTTTTTCCTTCATTGAATAAAGTTATACATGCTGTAATATAACGATCTATTGGTTTACGACCTATAGCTACAATATTATTTTTTATTTCTTCATTA from Nitrososphaerota archaeon harbors:
- a CDS encoding RNA-binding protein (Sso10b; forms dimers; interacts with silencing protein Sir2 which regulates Alba by deacetylation of a lysine residue which affects DNA binding affinity; binds double-stranded DNA tightly distributed uniformly and abundantly on the chromosome); amino-acid sequence: MSNEEIKNNIVAIGRKPIDRYITACITLFNEGKKEVIFRARGKAIPKCIDVVESLRKSFMKDAIIKKISIGSDEKILENGERKYISYIEITVAH